TCTGAGGTCCGAAGCAGCGCATAGGTGCGGTCGATATATTGTTTCTGCACCACAGCGTCGGGCGTCACCGACCGGAAGTTCGAAACGAAACTGCCGAGCGTGGCGCGCACCACGCGCGGGTCGGCATATTCGATCTGCTGGGGAAATCCGGCGTTCGAGGCCGTACCGAGCTTGTCCACTTCCACGATATACGGGACGAGCTTGACCTGCGTGCTCTGGAAGAGCGCGTAGGAAAAGCCGATCACCGCCATGGTCATCCCGGTGACGCCGACCAGACGCCACGCCGCGGCCGCCTTGACATAGGAGCCGTAGCGCTCGTTCCATTCCGTTCTCGCAGCGATATAGGGATTGTCGGGCGGGGTGCGTCCGGCCATGTGCGGTCAGCCTCTTACTTGTTTTCGTTGACGGGTGGAGGCGGAGGAGGCGCCGAGGTTCTGCCGGATTGCCGCGTCTGGTCGAGCTTGGCGTTGGCGAGGCCGAGCAACGAGCCGGCATAGGCTCCGGGTGAAGCGATCGCCTTCTCCTTCGCGGCCGATCCCGCTGCCCAACCCGCATTGCCGATGCAGGACGCCATGCCGCGAAGAGCCGCTCCCGCCAGGGACGAGCCCCCCGCCCTCGCCGAGCTCGCTGATTCTGCCCCCTTCATCGCGGCGCCCGCACCGAGGAAGGCGCCGCCGGCAGCGAAGGCGGCCGTCTGGCCACCATGGCGGATCACCTCCATGCCGCCAGAGACCGACGCGCCCTGCACGACACCCTGGATGATCGGCGGCACATACATGGCGATGATGAACACAACGACGGAGATGCCGGCGATGCCGATCGTGGTGATGAACTGGTCGGAGGTCGCCGTCGGCGCCTCGGCCAGCCCGATCAGAATGTCGGAGCCGATCTTGGCGATCATGACGAGCGCCATCAGCTTCATGCCGACGGAGAAGGCATAGACCAGGTAGCGGACCGCGAAATCCTTGGTGTACGAGCTGCCGCCGAGCCCGAGCATGATCATGCCGGCGAGCAAGCCGACATACATCTCGACCATGACGGCGACGAAGATCGCGGCGACGAGCGAGAACGCGACGACGACCACGATCATCGCGAAGACCGCGGCGATCGCCAGCGCGTTGTCTTCCCACAGCCCGAACTTTGCCTGCTCGGACATTTTCGATGCGACGCGGATGCCGGCGTCGAAGATGTTGGCCGGTGAGGCAGACCCGCCGCCAGCGCCGATCTGGAACAGGCTGTCGACCACCGCCTTCGCGAGCGCCGGGCCGCGATCGAGGATGAAGGCGAACAGACCTATGAACATGATCCGACGAACGAGCTCGGCGAACCAGGCGTCAAGCGATGCGGCGTTGATTGCGAGCCACACGGCCGCGATGCCGATCTCGATCCCTGCGAGAATCCAGAACAGCGACCGCGCCGCGTTCATGATCGTCGTCTCCCACCCCTTGGCGGCGGTGACGACCTGGTTCTCCAACGTGGTGAGGACGGAGCCCTGCTGGGCGAGCGCCGGCGCGGTCGCGAGAGCCAGGATCGCGACGACGATGAATGCGGTTTCGAGCTTGCGGGACGGGCGGACGACTACCATCGCGGCTTCATCTCCTGCCCGCCGCGCACGTCGTGATCCAGATCACCGCCGAAAAAGCGCTCTCGATGCTCGCGCTGCGCGGCACCCGAGCCCGACGTCCCAGTCGATGTCTCAGTCGTGGCGCCGCCTGGCTGGGCGATGACCCAAACGGTCATGCCGGCTGCGAAGGCGATCACACCCGCCACGGCGAGGGCGATGAGGATACGCGGGCTCACCAGCGTGGCTCCATCGTCTGGCCACCGCGGATGTCATTGGTGGGCGCGTTGAAGAATTTCTCGCGTCGGGCCTGGGCGAGATCCTTCTGTGCCTGTTCCGACTGGAACCATGTTCCCATCATGGTCATCTGCTGGGAGACGAGCCCGCGCAGCTTCTGCATCTGCGCGACCTGCTGCGTTGCGATCTGGTGCCCCACCTGCAGGGCCTTCATCTGGCCGTCGGCGCTCTCCGACATCGAGCGCAGCGACGACATCGTCGACTCCTCGCTCGAAAACTGCTCGGCCGTCAGGTTTGCCGCCTTCAGCGTGCCGGCGATCGTGTCGCGATTGGTGTCCGACCAGTTCTGATAGGTCGACGAGAAGCTCTGACCGTCCGGCAGATTGCTCTTCATATCGGCAAAACTCTGGAAACGCTGCTTCAAAACATCGTCGATGTTGCCCATCGAAAAGGCGACGCCCTGCCCCTGCGCGACGATGTTCTGGAGCCTGTTAAGGTCGTTCTCGACCTGACCCCAGATATGGTTCGGCAGCTGCGCGGTGTTCTGCAGCAGGTTCTTGTAGATGTTAATCTGGTTCTGGATCTGCTCTGCAAGCTGGCTGATCTGGGTGATCTGATTGTTCACCTGCTCGGCAGACTTGCCGACGAGACTAATGAGCTCCGCATTGTTGGCGAGCTGCGTCCACTCTGTGGCCTGCCCGGTCACACCGCCGGCATAGGCCGGAAGCGGGAGAGCGACCGGGATCATGATGGCCGTGATCATAGCGGCGCGCGCCGTTTTAATCGGCCGGGAAAAGTGTATCGGCATGGGCGATCCCCCTTTGCTGGAGCCAGTGCTTGGGCCAATCCGCCCCGTATTTGGAATGAAGGGCGCGGATGCGCTTCAGATCCTCCTTGCCGGACGCGCCGACGAAAGACAGGGCAATGGGCCCGAGTGACATATCGAACAGTCGGCGGCCTTCGGGTGAGGCGACGTAGTATTCGCGCTTCGGGAGCGCAGTCGCGACGATCTCGATCTGCCGCTCATTGAAGCCGATGCGCTCGTAGAACTCGCGCGTCCCCGGCTCGCGGGCCGCGCCGTTGGGCAGGCATATTTTCGTCGGGCAGCTCTCCTTGAGCACGTCGATGATTCCCGAGCGCTCGGCGTCGGAGATCGACTGGGTCGCAAGCACGACGGCGCAATTCGCCTTGCGCAGCACCTTCAGCCATTCCCTGATCTTGTCGCGGAAAGTCGGATGGCCAAGCATCAGCCAGGCTTCATCGAGGATGATCAGGCTTGGAGCGCCTGTCAGTCGTTTCTCGACCCGCCGGAACATATAGGTGAGGACCGGGACGAGATTGCGCTCGCCCAGGTTCATCAACTCCTCAACCTCGAAGCACTGGAAGGCGCCGAGCGCCAGTCCGTCCTCTTCGGCATCGAGCAACTGACCCATCGGCCCGTCGACGGTGTAGTGGTGCAAGGCGTCCTTGATCTCGCGCATCTGCACTCCGGAGACGAAGTCCGAGAGCGAGCGGCCGCGCGATTCCGCCATGAGCGCCAGTTGCCTGGAGATGGCGTTGCGATAGTCGGGCGTGACCGTGACGCCCTGCAGGGCGACGAGCGTCTCGATCCACTCGGCCGCCCAGGCGCGGTCGCCGTCGCTCGAGAGTTCTGCGAGCGGGCAGAAGGCCAGCCGCGGCGAAGCCCCCTCCCCTTCCCCGGCCGTGTCCCCGCCGATCTCGTAGTGATCGCCGCCTATGGCGAGCGTCAGCGGCAACATCGACCGCCCCTTGTCGAAGGCAAAGATCTGCGCGCTCGCATAGCGTCGGAACTGCGCGGCAATCAGCGATAGCAATGTCGACTTTCCCGAGCCGGTCGGACCGAAGACCAGCGCATGCCCGACATCGTCGACATGCAGGTTCAGGCGGAACGGCGTCGATCCGCTGGCGACCTGCATAAGCGGCGGCGATCCCGGCGGATAGAACGGGCACGGTGCGATGGGGCTTCCCGACCAGACCGAGTTCAACGGAATGAGGTCCGCGAGATTTCGCGTGTTGACTAGCGGCTCGCGGATATTGGCATAGGAGACGCCCGGCAGGCTGCCGAGAAAGGCGTCGGTCGCGTTAAGCGTCTCGATCCGGGCGCCGAACCCTTCCGCCTGGATGAGGCGACGGATCGCCTCACACTTTTCCTGAAGGCGCGGTTGCTGTTCGTCGAACAGGACGATGACCGGCGTGT
Above is a window of Allorhizobium ampelinum S4 DNA encoding:
- a CDS encoding conjugal transfer protein TrbF, which encodes MAGRTPPDNPYIAARTEWNERYGSYVKAAAAWRLVGVTGMTMAVIGFSYALFQSTQVKLVPYIVEVDKLGTASNAGFPQQIEYADPRVVRATLGSFVSNFRSVTPDAVVQKQYIDRTYALLRTSDPATEKVNAWFRSSSPFEKAKNATVAVEVNNIVALSNQSYQIDWTEFERDRRGKETATRRFRGIATVTLTPPQDEGVIRLNPIGLYLRDLDWTAQL
- the trbL gene encoding P-type conjugative transfer protein TrbL, translated to MVVVRPSRKLETAFIVVAILALATAPALAQQGSVLTTLENQVVTAAKGWETTIMNAARSLFWILAGIEIGIAAVWLAINAASLDAWFAELVRRIMFIGLFAFILDRGPALAKAVVDSLFQIGAGGGSASPANIFDAGIRVASKMSEQAKFGLWEDNALAIAAVFAMIVVVVAFSLVAAIFVAVMVEMYVGLLAGMIMLGLGGSSYTKDFAVRYLVYAFSVGMKLMALVMIAKIGSDILIGLAEAPTATSDQFITTIGIAGISVVVFIIAMYVPPIIQGVVQGASVSGGMEVIRHGGQTAAFAAGGAFLGAGAAMKGAESASSARAGGSSLAGAALRGMASCIGNAGWAAGSAAKEKAIASPGAYAGSLLGLANAKLDQTRQSGRTSAPPPPPPVNENK
- the trbK gene encoding entry exclusion protein TrbK; protein product: MSPRILIALAVAGVIAFAAGMTVWVIAQPGGATTETSTGTSGSGAAQREHRERFFGGDLDHDVRGGQEMKPRW
- the trbJ gene encoding P-type conjugative transfer protein TrbJ, with translation MITAIMIPVALPLPAYAGGVTGQATEWTQLANNAELISLVGKSAEQVNNQITQISQLAEQIQNQINIYKNLLQNTAQLPNHIWGQVENDLNRLQNIVAQGQGVAFSMGNIDDVLKQRFQSFADMKSNLPDGQSFSSTYQNWSDTNRDTIAGTLKAANLTAEQFSSEESTMSSLRSMSESADGQMKALQVGHQIATQQVAQMQKLRGLVSQQMTMMGTWFQSEQAQKDLAQARREKFFNAPTNDIRGGQTMEPRW
- a CDS encoding conjugal transfer protein TrbE, with protein sequence MVALKLFRHSGPSFADLVPYAGLVDNGVILLKDGSLMAGWYFAGPDSESSTDAERNEVSRQINMILARLGSGWIIQVEALRVPTIDYPAGDACHFPDPVTRAIDSERRYHFERESGHFESRHALILTWQPPEPRRSGLTRYVYSDTASRSARYADTTLDSFRTSIREVEQYLANVVSIRRMVTRETEERGAFRIARYDELFQFIRFCITGENHAVRLPDIPMYLDWLVTAQLQHGLTPTVENRFLGVVAIDGLPAESWPGILNSLDLMPLTYRWSSRFVFLDEQDARQKLERTRKKWQQKVRPFFDQLFQTQSRSVDQDAMMMVAETEDAIAEAASQLVAYGYYTPVIVLFDEQQPRLQEKCEAIRRLIQAEGFGARIETLNATDAFLGSLPGVSYANIREPLVNTRNLADLIPLNSVWSGSPIAPCPFYPPGSPPLMQVASGSTPFRLNLHVDDVGHALVFGPTGSGKSTLLSLIAAQFRRYASAQIFAFDKGRSMLPLTLAIGGDHYEIGGDTAGEGEGASPRLAFCPLAELSSDGDRAWAAEWIETLVALQGVTVTPDYRNAISRQLALMAESRGRSLSDFVSGVQMREIKDALHHYTVDGPMGQLLDAEEDGLALGAFQCFEVEELMNLGERNLVPVLTYMFRRVEKRLTGAPSLIILDEAWLMLGHPTFRDKIREWLKVLRKANCAVVLATQSISDAERSGIIDVLKESCPTKICLPNGAAREPGTREFYERIGFNERQIEIVATALPKREYYVASPEGRRLFDMSLGPIALSFVGASGKEDLKRIRALHSKYGADWPKHWLQQRGIAHADTLFPAD